Part of the Salmo trutta unplaced genomic scaffold, fSalTru1.1, whole genome shotgun sequence genome, GAGCTCAGACAGCCAACCCTGGGGAGGTTCCCACAGCTCAGTCATATGGCTGTGGATGCAGGCAGTGTGAGCTCAGACAGCCAACCCTGGGGAGGTTCCCACAGCTCAGTCATATGGCTGTGGATGCAGGCAGTGTGAGCTCAGACAGCCAACCCTGGGGAGGTTCCCACAGCTCAGTCATATGGCTGTGGATGCAGGCAGTGAGAGCTCAGACAGCCAACCCTGGGGAGGTTCCCACAGCTCAGTCATATGGCTGTGGATGCAGGCAGTGAGAGCTCAGACAGCCAACCCTGGGAAGGTTCCCATAGCTCAGTCATGTGGATGCAGGCGGTGGGAGTGCCTGGAATACCAATGCCACCGACAGGCTGCCAGACGAATAACATTAGCCTAAATACAGTAGTACTATAGACAAACACTTTTAACGCAAATCTAAAGTCAAGAATGACATATAGgaatcagagagatggagagagaaaaaggccATACCACCAACTCATCCAGGACATAGCCCAGAGATGTCATCATTACACCAACTCATCCAGGACATAGCCCAGAGATGTCATCATTACACCAACTCATCCAGGACATAGCCCAGAGATGTCATCATACCACCAACTCATCCAGGACATAGCCCAGAGATGTCATCATTACACCAACTCATCCAGGACATAGCCCAGAGATGTCATCATTACACCAACTCATCCAGGACATAGCCCAGAGATGTCATCATTACACCAACTCATCCAGGACATAGCCCAGAGATGCCATCATTACACCAACTCATCCAGGACATAGCCCAGAGATGTCATCATTACACCAACTCATCCAGGACATAGCCCAGAGATGTCATCATTACACCAACTCATCCAGGACATAGCCCAGAGATGTCATCATACCACCAACTCATCCAGGGCATAGCCCAGAGATGTCAGGGCCAGAGCAGATCCCCCTGATGGGAGTCTTACCTCCTGCAGCAGGTCGGCCAGCTCTATAGCCTTCAGTACGTTCTTCTTGGAGGTCAGGGTTAGATGTTAGGGGTCAGTGACGAGTCTTACCTGCTGCAGCAGGTCGGCCTGCTCTATAGTCTTCAGTACGTTCTTcttggaggtcagggttagtgttGGGGTCAGATGTTAGGGGTCAGTGAGGAGTCTTACCTCCTGCAGCAGGTCGGCCTGCTCTATAGCCTTCAGTACGTTCTTCTTGGAGGTCTCCTGAGCCTCTCCTCCTAGCAGGAACTCATCCAGGATGAAGTAGGCCTTCTCAAAGTTAAAGATGATGTCCAGCTCACACACCTGACATGGAGACAGACACCAAGAGGGAACACATTGGAAGATTAGTTCTCCTAGTCCAACATATTTATTCCAAATGGTAAAGAGATTTGAACAGCTCCATTAGACACAGGAACACCCAGACCCTGTTCCAATAACAACATGTATACTTCTTCCCCATCTTACAGACCACTGAGAGAACAGTATAGCCACTGTCATAAACACAGATAACAACATGTATACTTCTTCCCCATCTTACAGACCACTGAGAGAACAGTATAGCCACTGTCATAAACACAGATAACAACATGTATACTTCTTCCCCATCTTACAGACCACTGAGAGAACAGTATAGCCACTGTCATAAACACAGATAACAATATGGCCACTGTCATAAACACAGATAACAATATGGCCACTGTCATAAACACAGATAACAATATGGCCACTGTCATAAACACAGAGAACAATATGGCCACTGTCATAAACACAGAGAACAATATGGCCACTGTCATAAACACAGATAACAATATGGCCACTGTCATAAACACAGATAACAATATGGCCACTGTCATAAACACAGAGAACAATATGGCCACTGTCATAAACACAGAGAACAATATGGCCACTGTCATAAACACAGAGAACAATATGGCCACTGTCATGAACACAGAGAACAATATGGCCACTGTCATGAACACAGAGAACAATATGGCCACTGTCATGAACACAGAGAACAATATGGCCACTGTCATGAACACAGAGAACAATATGGCCACTGTCATGAACACCAACAAGAACACAgagaacagtagcagtgtgaaATATGAAGACTCACACTGCCAAAGTACTTATCCAGCAGCTCTACGTATCTGTGGATGATCTCCAGCGTGATGAGCTCATTGTCCTGATCCTCCACCGCACAGCAGAAATACAGGCTGGCGTATCTGGAAGACAGGATAACACAGGGATAAGCAGCAGAAATACAGGCTGGCGTATCTGGAAGACAGGATAATACAGGGATAAGCAGCAGAAATACAGGCTGGCGTATCTGGAAGACAGGATAATACAGGGATAAGCAGCAGAAATAAAGGCTGGCGTATCTGGAAGACAGGATAATACAGGGATAAGCAGCAGAAATACAGGCTGGCGTATCTGGAAGACAGGATAACACAGGGATAAGCAGCAGAAATACAGGCTGCCGTATCTGGAAGACAGGATAACACAGGGATAAGCAGCAGAAATACAGGCTGGCGTATCTGGAAGACAGGATAATACAGGGGTAAGCAGCAGAAATACAGGCTGGCGTATCTGGAAGACAGGATAATACAGGGATAAGCAGCAGAAATACAGGCTGGCGTATCTGGAAGACAGGATAACACAGGGATAAGCAGCAGAAATACAGGCTGGCGTATCTGGAAGACAGGATAACACAGGGATAAGCAGCAGAAATACAGGCTGGCGTATCTGGAAGACAGGATAACACAGGGATAAGCAGCAGAAATACAGGCTGGCGTATCTGGAAGACAGGATAATACAGGGATAAGCAGCAGAAATACAGGCTGGCGTATCTGGAAGACAGGATAACACAGGGATAAGCAGCAGAAATACAGGCTGGCGTATCTGGAAGACAGGATAACACAGGGATAAGCAGCAGAAATACAGGCTGGCGTATCTGGAAGACAGGATACACAGGGATAAGCAGCAGAAATACAGGCTGGCGTATCTGGAAGACAGGATAACACAGGGATAAGCAGCAGAAATACAGGCTGGCGTATCTGGAAGACAGGATAACACAGGGATAAGCAGCAGAAATACAGGCTGGCGTATCTGGAAGACAGGATAACACAGGGATAAGCAGCAGAAATACAGGCTGGCGTATCTGGAAGACAGGATAATACAGGGATAAGCAGCAGAAATACAGGCTGGCGTATCTGGAAGACAGGATAATACAGGGATAAACAACAGAAATACAGGCTGGCGTATCTGGAAGACAGGAAAATACAGGGATAAGCAGCAGAAATACAGGCTGGCGTATCTGGAAGACAGGATAATACAGGGATAAGCAGCAGAAATACAGGCTGGCGTATCTGGAAGACAGGACAATACAGGGATAAGCAGCAGAAATACAGGCTGGCGTATCTGGAAGACAGGACAATACAGGGATAAGCAGCAGAAATACAGGCTGGCGTATCTGGAAGACAGGATAATACAGGGATAAGCAGCAGAAATACAGGCTGGCGTATCTGGAAGACAGGATAATACAGGGATAAACAACAGAAATACAGGCTGGCGTATCTGGAAGACAGGATAATACAGGGATAAGCAGCAGAAATACAGGCTGGCGTATCTGGAAGACAGGATAACACAGGGATAAGCAGCAGAAATACAGGCTGGCGTATCTGGAAGACAGGATAACACAGGGATAAGCAGCAGAAATACAGGCTGGCGTATCTGGAAGACAGGATAATACAGGGATAAGCAGCAGAAATACAGGCTGGCGTATCTGGAAGACAGGATAATACAGGGATAAGCAGCAGAAATACAGGCTGGCGTATCTGGAAGACAGGACAATACAGGGATAAGCAGCAGAAATACAGGCTGGCGTATCTGGAAGACAGGATAATACAGGGATAAGCAGCAGAAATACAGGCTGGCGTATCTGGAAGACAGGATAATACAGGGATAAACAACAGAAATACAGGCTGGCGTATCTGGAAGACAGGATAATACAGGGATAAGCAGCAGAAATACAGGCTGGCGTATCTGGAAGACAGGATAATACAGGGGTAAACAACAAATGCACTAACCTTGGGCCACATTCTGACAAACATATTTTCGTTCAGCAAGGATAATAACGAATAACAAAAGCATCAGATGGCCTTCACCATTCTGAGAATGAGTGCTGTAACAAAATGGCCCCCTGACTGAAAACAAAACCGTAAGGGTGCCTCCCTAGCAGGAAAGTCTTATTGAAAACCAACCTTCTAAACCTTGGCACAATTGTAGTATAGTGGTTTGAGACTATACTACAATTTACTTTTCAAAACCGGCAATTTCAGGAAGTGAAAACTTTAACAAAGATTGTGAAATTCCCTTCCTGAATTGACCTCAACACTATCAGATGGAGTCCACATTTCCCCCCATTaaccccgtctgtctgtcttgtaGATGATATTGAGGTCCCTCCACTCCAGGAAGGAGCACATCATTTCCCCCCATTAACCcccttgcctgtctgtctgtctgtctgtctgtctgtctgtctttctttctctgacctCTTATAGACGATCTTGAGGTCCCTCCACTCCAGGAAGGAGCACATCTTGGGCTTGCGGGCTAGAATGGTCTGGACCAGGTCCCTGGAGATCTTCTTCCTCTCTTTGTCTGACAGGGGAACATACCACTTCTGCAGCCGCAGCTTACCCTGCCGACTGAACAGCAGCATGAACTGCATCtggtgggagggaggagaaaagatgagagagggacaggggagaggacaggaggagagagagggagaatgagaggaggatggaggagaggacagagggaagggcagaggagagagaggggatgggagagaggaggagagatggagaatgagaggaggatagaggagaggacaggggaaagggcagagggagaggggatgggcggagaggagggagaggggatggggcgAGGAGAGAAAGGGCGAATGATAGGGGACAGAGGAGTGGGAAGGAGgaaggtgagaggagggagaggggatgggaggaggagggagaggggatggggcgAGGAGAGAAAGGGTGAATGATAGGGGACAGAGGAGTGGGAAGGAGGAAGGTGAGAGGAGATATGAGAGGAGACAAGGATCAATACAAGTGTAACAGAGGTGGTTTGGTGGGCTTTAGCTCATCGGGATGATTCCGTCTTAAGGAGCACAGGAGACTTGAACCCAGTCTGTTCAGCAAAGTGATAAATACAGAGGCAGGGTGAGAGGGTGTATGTTGGAGCAAGGAGGTAAAGTAGCAAAACATAAATGGTAGTTTGCTTACATAGCTAGTGAAAGGTCTTCTCCATAGTCAAGACCTCATATGGTCTTCTCTGTCTAACTATCTAGCCAACTGAGGATTTTCCTATCAAAACAGACATTTTCCCTGTCATATAACTAGTTAGCCTGGTTGTTGTTAGTTAGGTAGCTTATGTCCCTCAGTATATCCATCAAATTTGAGTGTAAAGCTAGCTCAGAGATGGACAGGGGAACAATCTTTGCGTAGCTAGCGCTAGCAGCTAACATGCACAGTAAGGAtgtctagctagctactttttcaATGGCTTTTTGTGGACATTATCAGAAGCACAGGACGCTTTTTCGTTCAACATGTGCAATTGCAACGACTGGCCAAACAAATAAGGAGGTAAAACGTACCTTTATCTTGATTGTTGATTCAGATCTATTCAATAGAAATGTGCAGTCCACCCCGTGAAGTCGAGCGTTCAGAGGGGATGCAGTTACATCTATTTTGATTGGTTAACACATCTACTGTCCGGATTTTTGATTGGCTTAAAATCCGTTATCCCAGTCCTTGTTTACTATGCGTGCAGAATGTAAATGGACAAGGTGGGGTCGCACTGGCATCAGTCAAAGTATTctgaaaatatgaaaatattaGCTTGAACAGAATGATGCCGAGGTGATACAAAGACCACACGAAGTAAAAGAGAAAGCAAAGCCGAAAACAAATCAGGCACTCTTTGTTGGTTTAAATCTAGATCTATGTTATGTTAAAAATAACAGATTCTAACAATACTTCATAAACGTAATAACCAAGCCATCTTCTCTACGTTGGCTGCTCTAGCGCCCCCTTTATGGCAACTGTATACAGGACATTCTGTCCACATCAGGAAGAGGAGAGGCAGATTGAGAGACCGAGAGGAGCACGAATCTGTTACGTGTGAAGGAATGGTGTATGTTGAGCTAAAAACACCTCTGCGACCTGAAGTATTCGGTCATATTTTGACACTGATGCTACTGCGCTGCAGCAACTAGGAGTTTTATGAAATGCGTTGAATGAATGTGGAATTGTTAGCTGCTACTGCAAAGCTGTCAACAGCGATATTTATGCATTGCACAATAACTGATGGGTTCAAGGTAGGTGACTTTCTATGCAAAGTTATGTTATTTGATTACAGCAGACTGCAGTACTTTTACTATTGCGAATGCTTCACATGTAGTCAGGACTCACGACTACTGTACCCCACTATGAATAATCCTGCTCTAACTACCCGTCTGTCATCATTTCATATTGACAGGTAGAGACGGCAACATGCGGAGCCGCAGTAACTCAGGTGTGAAGCTCGATGGATTCGCCAGGCTCGTTCATGAGACTATTCTATGTCACCAGGTATGTTTCATTATATCACGTACCACTGCCAGACACCATACCTGGTGACGAATAACAGTCGTACAGTTGCCATTTGCAATGAAAGTAGTCATGCACAATAGGTGTAATGACATTGATACCTCAGTGAAATCCCCACAGTAGTTTAAATGTCTGTTACTTATCCTTAGAAAGCCAAGAGTCAATAGCTCTGGGCAAACTGTCCCGGCGTGGACtccctaaaataaataaaagcttggACAAAGGTCAACTTAAaatagagagagaacatagaaagtATTTGTCTTATCTACTCTACTTGAGTTCAGTcaacagtctttctctctctctcaattcaatttcaatttaaggggctatattagcatgggaaacatttgtttacaatgccaaagcaagtgaaaaagatgataaactaaagtgaaataaacaataaaaaattaacagtgaacattacactcacaaaagttttaaaagaataaagacatttcaaatgtcatattatatctttatacagtgttgtaacgatgtacaaaagggaaaataaatcaacacacacacacacacacacacacacacacacacacacacacacacacacacacacacacacacacacacacacacacacacacacacacacacatacacatatatatatatatataaataaatctctagtggccagctacagtgcatttggaaactgttcagaccccttgacttattccacattttgttatgttacagccttaatttaaatatatttttcccctcatcaatctacacatcaTCTACACatcataccccataatgacataatgacataccccaaaacaaaaataccttatttacataagttttcagacactttgctatgagactgtaaattgagctcaggtgcatcctgtttccattgatcatccttgagctgcttctacaacttgattggagttcacctgtggtaaattcaattgttttgacatgatttggaaaggcacacacctgtctatataaggtcccacagttgacggtgcatgtcagagcaaaaaccaagctgtgaggtcgaaggaattgtccgtagagctccgagacaggattgtgtcgaggcacagatctggggaagggtagaaaaacatttctgcagcattgaaggtccccaagaacacagtggcctccatcattcttaaaggaAAGAagtagagctggctgcctggccaaactgagccatcAGGGGAGAAGGGGCTTGGTCCGGGAGGGAACCaataacccaatggtcactctgacagagcttcagagttcctctgtggagatgggagaaccttctgcagcactccatcaatcaggcctttatggtagagtggccagacggaagtcactcctcagtaaaaggaacatgacagcccgcttggagtttgccaaaaggcacctaaaggactcccagaccatgagaaacaagattctctgtctacccagacccctcttttacgctgctgctactctctgtttataatctatgcatagtcactttaactctacctacatgtacatattatctcaactaaccggtgcccccgcacattaactctgtaccggtaccccctgtatatagcctagcctattattttactgctgctgtttaattatttgttacttttattttctattttttacttatctattttttttttaaatatccttaaagcattgttgtttaaaggcttgtaagtaagcatttcactgggaggtctacacctgttgtatttgacaCATGTGATGTGacatacaatttcatttgatgaaaccaagatttaactctttggcctgaatgccaagagtcacgtctggaggaaacctggcaccatccctacggtgaagcatggtggtggcagcatcatgctgtggggatgtttttcagcggcagggactgagagactagtccgaatcgagggaaagatgaacagagcaatgtacagagagattcttgatgaaaacctgctccaaagctcTCATGACCTCAGGCTaggttgaaggttcaccttccaacaggacaaggaccctaagtacacagccaagacaacgtacagtaggagtgacttcgggacaagtctgtgaatgtccttgagtggcccggccagagcccagacttagatatctatctgcctgcctgtctaacctgtgtgtgtgtgtctccagaaCCCAGTAACAGGCCTGTTGCCCTGCAGTGCCCAGCTGCCAGATGCCTGGGTGCGTGACAATGTCTACAGCATCCTGGCGGTGTGGGGTCTGGGGATGGCCTACAGGAAGAACGCTGACCGGGATGAGGACAAGGCCAAGGCCTACGAACTGGAGCAGGTGACTGGCTGGCTCCCATCTCACAGCAGGCTCTGTCAAAATAGTGTTGTGTCCCCCatacttactgtactgtgtgatctgTGTTGTGTGTCCCatacttactgtactgtgtgatctgTGTTGTGTGTCCCatacttactgtactgtgtgatctgTGTTCTGTCCTTCatacttactgtactgtgtgatctgTGTTGTGTCCTTCatacttactgtactgtgtgatctgtgttctgtgtgtcccatacttactgtactgtgtgatctgTGTTGTGTGTCCCatacttactgtactgtgtgatctgtgttctgtgtgtcccatacttactgtactgtgtgatctgTGTTGTGTCCTTCatacttactgtactgtgtgatctgTGTTGTGTCCCCCatacttactgtactgtgtgatctgTGTTGTGTCCCCCatacttactgtactgtgtgatctgtgttctgtgtgtcccccatacttactgtactgtgtgatctgtgttctgtgtgtcccccatacttactgtactgtgtgatctgTGTTGTGTCCCCCatacttactgtactgtgtgatctgTGTTGTGTGTCCCatacttactgtactgtgtgatctgTGTTGTGTGTCCCatacttactgtactgtgtgatctgTGTTGTGTGTCCCatacttactgtactgtgtgatctgtgttctgtgtgtcccatacttactgtactgtgtgatctgTGTTGTGTCCCCCatacttactgtactgtgtgatctgTGATCTGTGTTGTGTCCCCCatacttactgtactgtgtgatctgtgttctgtgttgtgtcccccatacttactgtactgtgtgatctgtgttctgtgttgtgtcccccatacttactgtactgtgtgatctgtgttctgtgttgtgtcccccatacttactgtactgtgtgatctgtgttctgtgtgtcccatacttactgtactgtgtgatctgTGTTCTGTCCCatacttactgtactgtgtgatctgTGTTGTGTCCCCCatacttactgtactgtgtgatctgTGTTGTGTGTCCCCCatacttactgtactgtgtgatctgTGTTGTGTGTCCCatacttactgtactgtgtgatctgTGTTGTATCCCCCatacttactgtactgtgtgatctgTGTTGTGTGTCCCatacttactgtactgtgtgatctgTGTTGTGTGTCCCatacttactgtactgtgtgatctgTGTTGTGTGTCCCatacttactgtactgtgtgatctgTGTTGTGTGTCCCatacttactgtactgtgtgatctgTGTTGTGTGTCCCatacttactgtactgtgtgatctgTGTTGTGTGTCCCatacttactgtactgtgtgatctgTGTTGTGTGTCCCatacttactgtactgtgtgatctgTGTTGTGTCCCCCatacttactgtactgtgtgatctgtgttctgtgttgtgtcccccatacttactgtactgtgtgatctgTGTTGTGTCCCCCatacttactgtactgtgtgatctgtgttctgtgttgtgtcccccatacttactgtactgtgtgatctgtgttctgtgtgtcccatacttactgtactgtgtgatctgTGTTGTGTGTCCCatacttactgtactgtgtgatctgTGTTCTGTCCCatacttactgtactgtgtgatctgTGTTGTGTCCCCCatacttactgtactgtgtgatctgTGTTGTGTGTCCCCCatacttactgtactgtgtgatctgTGTTGTGTGTCCCatacttactgtactgtgtgatctgTGTTGTATCCCCCatacttactgtactgtgtgatctgtgttgtgtcccatacttactgtactgtgtgatctgTGTTGTATCCCCCatacttactgtactgtgtgatctgtgttgtgtcccatacttactgtactgtgtgatctgTGTTGGAAAGGAGGTCTGAATATTCCTTGACTGCAAGGCCTTGACCTCATGATCACACTGTGTCAAAACAAGACAATCCTTTACAGAAACATGTTAGTGTTTTCCATGCATGTTGTCCTCTGATCTATGTTGTAGGCCACAGGCAGAGATTGGTATATTTCAGTCCTTGGAGTCCTGAATAGATAAACTTGGGAAAGCAGGAGTTACCGATCCATGTAAGGTGTGGTAAATATCTATTTTTGTATTATTCTACAGAGTGTTGTCAAGCTGATGCAAGGGCTGCTCCAGTGTATGATGCGACAGGTGGGTTACCGTGGTTACTGTCCCATTTCTTCTACCATGTAACAACACAGTCACTAGTATATGGCATAAGGGCAACAATGCACTATGCTGTGGGAGCATTTCTGTATGTGTTTCTCCCTTGGTCTGGCTGTGTAATAGCCTTTCCTGAACATGTCAGCGTGTCTGACTACAGGTGGCCAAGGTGGAGAAGTTTAAACACACCCAGAGCCCCAAGGACTGCCTGCACGCCAAGTACCACACCCCAACCTGTGCTACCGTGGTGGGGGACGATCAGTGGGGACACCTGCAGGTTGATGCCACCTCTCTGTACCTGCTGGTCTTGGCTCAGATGACCGCCTCAGGtaccgtagtgtgtgtgtgtgtgtgtgtgtgtgtgtgtcattgtgaaATAACTTGACAGTATACCAGTGGCGTTGTTCTTTATCACTCTCTGGTCTTCTCCAGGTCTTCGTATCATATCAACCCTGCATGAAGTGGCTTTTATCCAGAACCTGGTCTTCTACATTGAGGCTGCTTATAAAGTTGCGGTAGGTAATGTTCAAGGTCTGTTTGAGGGAGGC contains:
- the ap1s2 gene encoding AP-1 complex subunit sigma-2 isoform X1, whose amino-acid sequence is MQFMLLFSRQGKLRLQKWYVPLSDKERKKISRDLVQTILARKPKMCSFLEWRDLKIVYKRYASLYFCCAVEDQDNELITLEIIHRYVELLDKYFGSVCELDIIFNFEKAYFILDEFLLGGEAQETSKKNVLKAIEQADLLQEDAKEAEAPRSVLEEIGLT
- the ap1s2 gene encoding AP-1 complex subunit sigma-2 isoform X2, which gives rise to MQFMLLFSRQGKLRLQKWYVPLSDKERKKISRDLVQTILARKPKMCSFLEWRDLKIVYKRYASLYFCCAVEDQDNELITLEIIHRYVELLDKYFGSVCELDIIFNFEKAYFILDEFLLGGEAQETSKKNVLKAIEQADLLQEEAEAPRSVLEEIGLT